One segment of Streptomyces sp. NBC_01463 DNA contains the following:
- a CDS encoding UDP-N-acetylmuramoyl-tripeptide--D-alanyl-D-alanine ligase: MIALSLAEIAEIVGGQSYDIPDPAVIVSGPVVIDSREVKPGSLFVAFAGERVDGHDYAQRAVEAGAAVVLASRPVGVPAIVVDDVVAALGALSRSVVGRLGTTVVALTGSAGKTSTKDLIAQLLERKGPTVYPAGNLNNEIGLPLTALRATAETQHLVLEMGARYIGDICYLTGLVPPRIGLVLNVGSAHIGEFGGREQIAQAKGEMVESLPEDGLAVLNADDPLVRAMTSRTKARVLFFGEAADADVRGENVRLTEDGRPAFRLHTPTGCSDVTMRLYGEHHVSNALAAAAVAHELGLSADEIAVALSEAGTLSRWRMEVTERPDGVTFVNDAYNANPESMKAALRALAAMGKGRRTWAVLGQMAELGDASLTEHDAVGRLAVRLNVSKLVAVGGREASWLQLGAYNEGSWGEESVHVSDAQAAVDLLRSELRPGDVVLVKASRSVGLEQVVTALLENATEGEVAGR, translated from the coding sequence GTGATCGCCCTTTCCCTCGCCGAGATCGCCGAAATCGTCGGCGGGCAGTCGTACGACATACCGGATCCGGCCGTCATCGTCAGCGGGCCAGTCGTCATCGACTCCCGGGAGGTGAAGCCAGGCAGCCTCTTCGTCGCCTTCGCCGGTGAACGCGTCGACGGCCACGACTACGCGCAGCGCGCCGTCGAGGCCGGTGCGGCCGTCGTCCTGGCCTCCCGCCCCGTCGGTGTACCCGCGATCGTCGTGGACGACGTGGTGGCGGCGCTCGGCGCCCTCTCCCGGTCCGTCGTCGGCCGCCTCGGCACCACCGTCGTCGCGCTCACCGGATCCGCCGGCAAGACCTCCACCAAGGACCTCATCGCCCAGCTCCTGGAGCGCAAGGGGCCGACCGTCTACCCGGCGGGCAACCTCAACAACGAGATCGGTCTGCCGCTCACCGCGCTGCGTGCCACCGCGGAGACCCAGCACCTCGTCCTCGAAATGGGCGCCCGGTACATCGGCGACATCTGTTACCTCACCGGACTCGTCCCGCCCCGGATCGGGCTCGTCCTCAACGTCGGCAGCGCCCACATCGGCGAGTTCGGCGGCCGCGAGCAGATCGCCCAGGCCAAGGGCGAGATGGTCGAGTCCCTCCCCGAGGACGGCCTCGCCGTCCTCAACGCCGACGACCCCCTCGTCCGCGCGATGACCTCCCGGACCAAGGCCCGGGTGCTGTTCTTCGGTGAAGCCGCGGATGCGGACGTACGGGGTGAGAACGTCCGGCTCACCGAGGACGGCCGCCCCGCGTTCAGGCTCCACACACCCACCGGGTGCAGCGATGTGACCATGCGCCTGTACGGTGAGCACCACGTGTCGAACGCGCTCGCCGCGGCCGCCGTCGCCCATGAGTTGGGCCTGTCCGCAGACGAGATCGCCGTGGCGCTCTCCGAGGCGGGCACCCTCTCCCGCTGGCGCATGGAGGTCACCGAGCGTCCGGACGGCGTGACGTTCGTCAATGACGCCTACAACGCCAACCCCGAATCCATGAAGGCCGCGCTCCGCGCGCTGGCCGCCATGGGGAAGGGGCGTCGTACGTGGGCGGTGCTCGGCCAGATGGCCGAGCTCGGCGACGCCTCGCTCACCGAGCACGACGCGGTCGGACGGCTCGCCGTCCGGCTCAACGTCAGCAAGCTCGTCGCGGTCGGGGGCAGAGAAGCCTCCTGGCTGCAACTGGGCGCATACAACGAGGGTTCGTGGGGTGAGGAGTCGGTGCATGTGTCCGACGCACAGGCTGCCGTCGACCTGTTGCGCAGTGAACTGCGCCCGGGAGACGTCGTGCTGGTGAAGGCGTCCCGGTCGGTCGGCCTGGAGCAGGTCGTTACGGCACTGCTGGAGAACGCGACCGAGGGCGAGGTCGCCGGCCGATGA
- the mraY gene encoding phospho-N-acetylmuramoyl-pentapeptide-transferase, whose amino-acid sequence MRQILFAGAIGLFLTLVGTPLLIKLLARKGYGQFIRDDGPRSHGSKKGTPTMGGIAFILATIIAYVLAKVITGEDMRFSGVLVLFLMAGMGLVGFLDDYIKIVKQRSLGLRAKAKMAGQLIVGIAFAVLSLQFADARGNTPASTKLSFVEDFGWSIGPVLFVLWALFMILAMSNGVNLTDGLDGLATGASVMVFGAYTFIGLWQFQESCANAATLTNPSACFEVRDPLDLAVVASALMGSCFGFLWWNTSPAKIFMGDTGSLALGGALAGLAICSRTEFLMAVLGGLFVMITMSVVIQVGSFKMTGKRVFRMAPLQHHFELKGWSEVLVVVRFWIIQGMCVIVGLGLFYAGWAAKK is encoded by the coding sequence ATGAGGCAGATCCTCTTCGCGGGGGCCATCGGGCTCTTCCTGACCCTGGTCGGTACCCCGCTGCTGATCAAGCTGCTGGCCCGCAAGGGATACGGGCAGTTCATCCGGGACGACGGCCCGCGCAGCCACGGATCGAAGAAGGGCACGCCCACGATGGGCGGCATCGCCTTCATCCTGGCGACGATCATCGCGTACGTGCTGGCGAAGGTCATCACCGGCGAGGACATGCGCTTCTCCGGTGTGCTGGTCCTCTTCCTGATGGCCGGCATGGGACTCGTCGGCTTCCTCGACGACTACATCAAGATCGTCAAGCAGCGTTCGCTGGGCCTGCGCGCCAAGGCGAAGATGGCCGGCCAGCTGATCGTCGGCATCGCCTTCGCGGTGCTCTCGCTCCAGTTCGCCGACGCCCGCGGCAACACCCCCGCCTCCACCAAGCTCTCGTTCGTCGAGGACTTCGGCTGGTCGATCGGCCCGGTGCTGTTCGTGCTCTGGGCGCTCTTCATGATTCTCGCCATGTCCAACGGCGTGAACCTGACGGACGGTCTGGACGGCCTCGCCACCGGTGCGTCCGTGATGGTCTTCGGCGCGTACACCTTCATCGGGCTCTGGCAGTTCCAGGAGTCCTGCGCCAACGCGGCCACCCTCACCAACCCGAGCGCCTGCTTCGAAGTGCGAGATCCGCTCGACCTCGCGGTCGTGGCCTCCGCGCTGATGGGCTCCTGCTTCGGCTTCCTGTGGTGGAACACGTCGCCCGCCAAGATCTTCATGGGCGACACCGGCTCGCTCGCCCTCGGCGGAGCGCTCGCCGGTCTGGCGATCTGCTCCCGCACCGAGTTCCTGATGGCGGTGCTCGGCGGCCTCTTCGTGATGATCACGATGTCCGTCGTCATCCAGGTCGGCTCGTTCAAGATGACCGGCAAGCGCGTCTTCCGGATGGCGCCACTGCAGCACCACTTCGAACTCAAGGGGTGGTCCGAAGTCCTTGTCGTGGTCCGCTTCTGGATCATCCAGGGCATGTGCGTGATCGTCGGCCTCGGCCTCTTCTACGCAGGATGGGCAGCCAAGAAGTGA
- the murD gene encoding UDP-N-acetylmuramoyl-L-alanine--D-glutamate ligase, whose product MSNVDWQGKHVTVAGLGVSGIPAARVLHGLGAVVTVVNDGDDERSRTQAAELEAQGITVRLGDGATLPESTELIVTTPGWKPDKPLFTAAAEAGVPIWGDVELAWRLRGRDGREPAPWLAVTGTNGKTTTVRMLASILEAAGLRTAAVGNIGVSLLDAVLGEETYDVLAVELSSYQLHWSPSLRAHSAAVLNLAPDHLDWHGSMAAYVADKGRIYEGNTVACVYNVADPATEELVREADVEEGCRAIGFTLGTPGPSQLGVVDGILVDRAFVTNRQKQAQELAEVADVNPPAPHNIANALAAAALARAFGVEPAAVRDGLRAFRPDPHRIEHVADVAGVAYIDDSKATNTHAAEASLASYDSIVWIAGGLAKGASFDELVTGCAKRLRGVVLMGADRALIREALARHAPEVPVTDLDRTDTGAMSEAVREAARLARPGDTVLMAPACASMDMFVNYNKRGEAFADAVRAQAAEND is encoded by the coding sequence GTGAGCAACGTGGACTGGCAGGGCAAGCACGTCACGGTCGCCGGACTCGGGGTCTCCGGGATCCCGGCGGCCCGGGTGCTGCACGGCCTCGGCGCCGTCGTCACCGTGGTCAACGACGGGGACGACGAGCGCTCGCGCACCCAGGCCGCGGAGCTGGAGGCGCAGGGCATCACCGTGCGCCTCGGCGACGGGGCCACCCTGCCGGAGTCCACCGAGCTCATCGTCACCACCCCGGGCTGGAAGCCCGACAAGCCGCTCTTCACCGCGGCCGCCGAGGCGGGCGTCCCCATCTGGGGCGACGTCGAACTCGCCTGGCGGCTGCGTGGGCGGGACGGCCGGGAACCGGCCCCCTGGCTCGCGGTCACCGGCACCAACGGCAAGACCACGACCGTACGGATGCTCGCCTCGATCCTGGAGGCGGCCGGGCTGCGCACCGCCGCGGTCGGCAACATCGGGGTCTCGCTGCTGGACGCGGTCCTCGGCGAGGAGACGTACGACGTCCTGGCCGTCGAGCTCTCCAGCTACCAGCTGCACTGGTCGCCCTCGCTGCGCGCCCACTCCGCAGCCGTCCTCAACCTGGCGCCGGACCACCTCGACTGGCACGGCTCCATGGCCGCGTACGTCGCGGACAAGGGCCGGATCTACGAGGGCAACACCGTCGCCTGCGTCTACAACGTGGCGGACCCCGCCACGGAGGAACTGGTGCGCGAGGCGGACGTCGAGGAGGGCTGCCGGGCGATCGGCTTCACCCTCGGCACCCCGGGGCCCTCCCAGCTCGGGGTCGTCGACGGCATCCTCGTCGACCGCGCCTTCGTGACGAACCGGCAGAAGCAGGCCCAGGAGCTCGCCGAGGTCGCGGACGTGAACCCGCCCGCCCCGCACAACATCGCCAACGCGCTGGCGGCAGCGGCGCTGGCCCGCGCCTTCGGCGTGGAGCCCGCCGCCGTGCGCGACGGGCTGCGGGCCTTCCGCCCCGACCCGCACCGCATCGAGCACGTCGCGGACGTCGCCGGGGTGGCGTACATCGACGACTCCAAGGCCACCAACACCCACGCCGCCGAAGCCTCCCTGGCGTCCTACGACTCCATCGTCTGGATCGCCGGCGGGCTGGCCAAGGGCGCGAGCTTCGACGAGCTGGTGACCGGGTGCGCGAAGCGGCTGCGGGGCGTCGTGCTGATGGGCGCCGACCGCGCCCTGATCCGCGAAGCCCTCGCGCGACACGCCCCCGAGGTCCCGGTGACCGACCTCGACCGGACCGACACTGGGGCGATGTCCGAGGCGGTCCGCGAGGCGGCACGGCTCGCCCGGCCGGGAGACACCGTACTGATGGCCCCGGCCTGTGCCTCGATGGACATGTTCGTCAATTACAACAAGCGGGGCGAGGCCTTCGCGGACGCCGTCCGCGCACAGGCCGCCGAGAACGACTGA